The genomic segment CATCGTCCTTCACCAGCACGAGGCCCGTGGCGCGCACGTCGTCCGCGCGATTGCCATTGCCCGTGTCGTAGCGCGCCTCGCCCAGACAGCTCACCACGAGCTGTCCACGCACGGGCTCCACATCGCCCGCGTTGAGGCAGTGCTCGGCCCCCAGGTCGATGGCGCGCACGCCACCGTCTGCCGGCTCGATGCGCGCGAGCATCCCTGGACCATTGGGACGATAGTCATTGGCGGGGTTCAGGTTGGTCAGCGCCACGTACACCGCGCCGTTCAGCGTCGTCGCCGAGTAGGGCAACGGCAGGCTGGTGCCACCGTCGAACGACTTCAGGTCCAGGCCCGTGAGCGGAATCGAATCGAGGAGCCGAGGATGCTCGGGGTCCACCACGTCCACCCGAGCCACCGCGTTGCCCTTCTTGAAGCCCGAGCCCGCCGTGCCGAACAGCGGGATGTAGAGCGTGTCCCCCACGCGGGTGATGCCCTGGGGACTGGTGTTGGCCCCCAGGCTGAGCTGCGTCACCGTGCGCAGGCCCAGCGACGTCCCTTCGCCCGAGCCCTCGCCGCGCAGCACCTGGAGCGTGTTGTTGATGGAGTCGACGACGTAGACGTAAGGCCACGCCACGAAGATGTCATTGGGGGACGTGGTGACGTTGCCCAGCGAGGAGCGCTGCGACACCTGTCCCAGGTCTCCCGCGGGCGCCTGGAGCAACTCGGAGTTGGTGGCATCCGCCGCGAGCAGGACGTCGCGATACGCGCCCAGGCTCTGCACTCCCGCGCCCAACTGCCGACGAGGTCCCAGCCGGTCCGTGCCCGCCTGGATGCCCACGACCTGCCCCAGGTTGTAGCAGGCCGCCACGACGTCATAGCCACAGACACCGGAGTGACACGACTGCGCATCCGGACACGCGCGACCACAGGCGCCACAGTTCGACACGTCCGTGAGCAGGCTCACGCAGGCACCACCACACCGCGACGTCCCCGCCGAGCACCCCACGCCGCAGCGCCCCGCCTCGCACACCTGCCCGGAAGGACAGGCATTGCCGCACGCGCCGCAGTTCGCGACGTCGCTCGCGACGGCCACGCACGTCTCGCCACAGCGCAGCGAGCCCTCGCGACAGGCGCACGCGCTGTCCTGACATACGGAGTTCGCGCCGCACACGGTGCCGCACGCGCCGCAGTGCTCTACGTCCGCGCGCAAATCCACACAGGCGTCGCCGCACACGGACAGGCCCGGGGTGCACACCGCGCCTTCCTTGGGACAGCCCGTCAGGAGGAGCACCGCCGCCAGGGACAGCCAGGGCGCCCACGGAAGCGACTCAGGGATTCGGGGCCTGCGGAGCATGGTTCACCTGGGAGGAAGGGGCCGCCGCGGGGCGGTCCAGCGCCACGCCCAGCGTCACGTAGGCGGCGCGGCCCGGCAGCGGGTAGCCACTGAAGTCAGACGTCTGCGCATCCAGCAGGTTCTTCAGCTCCACCGACACGGTGACATCCGGGTGCCGAAGGAACGTGCTGGACGCGCCCGCGCTCACCCACGTGCGCGAGGGCAACGTGAGCGAGCCGGTGCGATTGAAGAACTGCGCGGACTGATAGAGGACCTCCGCGCGGGCATTGAGCCACTCCGGTCCCGCGCGCACGCGCCCCATCCACTTGTGCCGAGGACGGTACGGCAGGTCCTTGTCGAGGAAGCGCGGATCATCGAAGCGGTTCTGCGTGCGCATCCACGTGTAGCTGCTGCTCGCGGTCAGCCAGGGCAACGGCCGGGCCTCGACCTCCAGTTCGGCGCCCCACACGCGGGCGGCGGCGAAGTTGTAGGGCTTGGCGAGCAGCGGCGGATACAGCTCATACGCGATGAGATTGTCATACAGCGCCACGAAGCCACCGGCCGAGGCGCTCCAGCCCTCATGGCTCCACGTCACAGCCGCGTCCGCGTAGAGGCCCCGCTCGGGCTTGAGCGAGGGATTGGGCAACAGCGTGCCCTGGCGGATGTACAGCTCCAGGAAGGACGGCGCGCGGTGAGACTGCCCCGCGTTCGCGCGCACGCCGAAGCCATGGCCCACGTCCAGGGATGCGCCCAGCTTCGGCGCCACCAGCCAGTACGGACCCACGCGCTCCAGTCGCAGCGAGGGCGCCACACCCAGCCGTCCGCCCCAGAGCAACAGCTCGTCCATGACCATGACGCTCGCGCGCCACCACGACGCCTCTTGGGTGTGCAGCGCCTCCGTCACCGCCTCACCCGAGCCCGCCACCGCGACGCTCAGCGCATGCACGTCGCCCAGGAGCTTGCGACCCTCCAGCTCCACGCCGCCCACGGTCTGGTGTTGCGCGCCGCCGTCCATGTCCGGCACGCCGCCCGTCACCTCGAGCCCCTCGCGCCGGAAGAAGCCGCGCGCGCTCAGCTCGCCCGCGTTCGCCAGGGGCCGCGCCCACCGCAGCCCAAGCGACACGCGTCCCAAATCCTGTCGCCC from the Myxococcaceae bacterium JPH2 genome contains:
- a CDS encoding TonB-dependent receptor; its protein translation is MRRTHLVRPVACLALSLSWMARAQAPTPEVERPAEQQASPPDAASPTADEVFVVPTVEVTGKAPVSEAPDAARRRDPTGAITVIDARSHDGEARDTAELLSGGAGLAVQDTGGFGQSKGIVVRGASSNGVLVFLDGIPLNGAGGMADLSLVPAALVDHIEVLRGGAGARYGAGGLGGAIRIVTRPPEGTLRASGEVTYGSWDTVLGQLAATGPLLDGQVMLLVHGGRSEGNFRYRVDDLPAVEGNPLTEYVRTRNDARGGGALLRYQRDLRDGAQVDALAELALENRGLAGTVQNPQTTGRQDLGRVSLGLRWARPLANAGELSARGFFRREGLEVTGGVPDMDGGAQHQTVGGVELEGRKLLGDVHALSVAVAGSGEAVTEALHTQEASWWRASVMVMDELLLWGGRLGVAPSLRLERVGPYWLVAPKLGASLDVGHGFGVRANAGQSHRAPSFLELYIRQGTLLPNPSLKPERGLYADAAVTWSHEGWSASAGGFVALYDNLIAYELYPPLLAKPYNFAAARVWGAELEVEARPLPWLTASSSYTWMRTQNRFDDPRFLDKDLPYRPRHKWMGRVRAGPEWLNARAEVLYQSAQFFNRTGSLTLPSRTWVSAGASSTFLRHPDVTVSVELKNLLDAQTSDFSGYPLPGRAAYVTLGVALDRPAAAPSSQVNHAPQAPNP